The following coding sequences are from one Lipingzhangella halophila window:
- a CDS encoding NADH-quinone oxidoreductase subunit K, with the protein MSTPGLLLVVTVAVLYSGGFYLLLQRSLMRVVLGIIMLGHAANLSLMLTDEAITLPPLLGGPDGAISDPLPQAMALTAIVITFGVTTFLLALAYRVWLGDDNDEVPDDLEDRRIGRLREPEDSS; encoded by the coding sequence ATGAGCACCCCGGGACTGCTCCTGGTCGTCACGGTGGCCGTCCTCTACTCGGGCGGCTTCTACCTGCTGCTGCAGCGCTCCCTGATGCGCGTGGTCCTCGGCATCATCATGCTCGGCCACGCCGCCAACCTCTCGCTGATGCTCACTGACGAGGCCATCACCCTTCCCCCGCTGCTGGGTGGCCCAGACGGCGCGATATCGGACCCGTTGCCGCAGGCGATGGCGCTGACCGCCATCGTCATCACGTTCGGGGTGACGACGTTCCTGCTCGCGCTCGCCTACCGGGTGTGGCTCGGGGACGACAACGACGAGGTGCCCGACGACCTGGAGGACCGCCGGATCGGCCGGTTGCGCGAACCGGAGGACTCGTCGTGA
- the mbhE gene encoding hydrogen gas-evolving membrane-bound hydrogenase subunit E: MLLPFLIALHAAVAVLLVPLVRVWGPRAFVVACVPPALTALWALAHAPDIVAGRPVTSAITWVPALNIDLEFRVDALTLAMVLLVSGVGAVIFGYCAAYFSTGERGLGRLASVLVLFAGAMLGVVSTDNLFALFVFWELTSVTSFLLIGHDDRKEHARRAAVQALVTTAGFGLPMLVGFILLGQIGGSFRISELVAAPPLGEPLLPVALVLILVGAFAKSAQAPLHYWLPGAMIAPTPVSAYLHAAAMVKGGVYLVARLAPGFADVDPWRALVLTFGLLTMVVGGWRALRQDDLKLLLAYGTVSQLGLLTLLAGTGTPVAATATIGVLLAHGLFKSALFLTVGVIDHQTGTRSIAALSGVGRRLPVLAGAAILAAASMAGLPPLLGFVGKEAALEVFLPGTSSGLAPAAAAAVLTGLVGASVLTVGYSVRFAWGAFGTKATVAERRVSRPAAAFAAAPVALAVLGLAAGALPFAVDPVAQGYAAAFQPTGKPYHLALWHGFTPALGLTALILVAGALLFQWRAAVARAQQAMPRWPDAERGYYGLVHAIYVVALRVTRLLQSGSLPVYLGVILVTLLALPGVRLVMALASGDVAVPGAGGNEVRIWNTPLEGVVALLIVVTAVATVREHRRFPALILISAMGFGIAGLFVLYGAPDLALTLVLVETLTTIILVFVLRRLPETFGTRPNGWAKRLTVLLCAAVGTFIAVSLWLMTAARTHAPISSGYTPLAREAGGDNLVNMILADFRALDTFGEVVVLATAAVAVASLVLLRRSRVVEEAEPGPDEEEQGEEEQGEEAGRTGTPAGEGDRT, encoded by the coding sequence GAGTTCCGGGTCGACGCGCTCACCTTGGCGATGGTTCTGCTGGTGAGCGGGGTCGGAGCGGTGATCTTCGGCTACTGCGCGGCGTACTTCTCCACCGGCGAGCGCGGGCTCGGCCGGCTCGCCTCGGTGCTGGTGCTGTTCGCCGGGGCGATGCTGGGCGTCGTCAGTACCGACAACCTCTTCGCGCTGTTCGTCTTCTGGGAACTGACCTCCGTCACCTCGTTCCTGCTGATCGGACACGACGACCGCAAGGAGCACGCGCGCCGCGCCGCCGTACAGGCCCTGGTCACCACCGCGGGCTTCGGGTTGCCGATGCTCGTCGGCTTCATCCTGCTCGGCCAGATCGGTGGCAGTTTCCGGATTTCCGAGCTGGTCGCCGCGCCTCCGCTCGGCGAACCGCTGCTGCCCGTGGCCCTGGTGCTGATCCTGGTCGGAGCGTTCGCCAAGTCGGCACAGGCGCCGCTGCACTACTGGCTTCCCGGAGCGATGATCGCTCCGACACCGGTGAGCGCGTACCTGCACGCCGCCGCGATGGTGAAAGGCGGCGTCTACCTGGTGGCGCGCCTGGCGCCGGGCTTCGCCGACGTCGACCCCTGGCGGGCGCTGGTCCTCACCTTCGGGCTGCTCACCATGGTCGTCGGCGGGTGGCGGGCACTGCGCCAGGACGACCTGAAGCTGCTGCTCGCCTATGGCACCGTGAGCCAGCTCGGTTTGCTGACCCTGCTGGCCGGCACGGGGACCCCGGTCGCCGCGACCGCCACGATCGGCGTGCTCCTCGCGCACGGGCTGTTCAAGTCCGCCCTGTTCCTCACGGTCGGGGTGATCGACCACCAGACCGGTACCCGCAGCATCGCGGCGCTGAGCGGAGTCGGCCGGCGCCTGCCCGTCCTGGCGGGCGCGGCGATCCTGGCGGCGGCCTCCATGGCCGGGTTGCCGCCGCTGCTCGGCTTTGTCGGCAAGGAGGCCGCGCTGGAGGTGTTCCTGCCGGGCACCTCCAGCGGGCTGGCTCCGGCCGCTGCCGCGGCGGTGCTCACCGGGTTGGTGGGCGCCTCGGTCCTCACCGTGGGCTACAGCGTGCGGTTCGCGTGGGGCGCCTTCGGGACCAAGGCGACTGTCGCTGAGCGGCGCGTTTCGCGACCGGCCGCGGCCTTCGCGGCGGCACCCGTCGCACTGGCGGTGCTGGGCCTGGCGGCGGGAGCGCTGCCGTTCGCGGTCGACCCGGTCGCGCAGGGCTACGCGGCGGCGTTCCAGCCCACCGGAAAGCCGTACCACCTGGCGCTGTGGCACGGGTTCACCCCGGCGCTGGGGCTGACCGCGCTGATCCTCGTCGCCGGTGCCCTGCTGTTCCAGTGGCGCGCGGCCGTGGCCCGGGCGCAGCAGGCCATGCCGCGCTGGCCGGACGCCGAGCGCGGGTACTACGGCCTGGTACACGCGATCTACGTCGTCGCGCTTCGCGTTACCCGGCTGCTGCAGAGCGGGTCGCTGCCCGTGTATCTCGGTGTGATCCTGGTCACTCTGCTCGCGCTGCCCGGTGTGCGCCTGGTCATGGCACTGGCCAGCGGCGACGTCGCGGTGCCGGGGGCCGGCGGGAACGAGGTGCGCATCTGGAACACCCCGCTCGAAGGTGTCGTGGCGCTGCTCATCGTGGTCACCGCGGTCGCGACGGTCCGCGAGCACCGGCGGTTCCCGGCGCTGATCCTGATCAGCGCCATGGGCTTCGGTATCGCGGGGCTGTTCGTGCTGTACGGGGCGCCCGATCTCGCGCTGACCCTGGTCCTGGTGGAGACGCTGACCACGATCATCCTGGTGTTCGTGCTGCGCAGGTTGCCCGAGACGTTCGGCACCCGCCCCAACGGCTGGGCGAAGCGCCTCACCGTGTTGCTGTGCGCGGCGGTGGGCACGTTCATCGCGGTCTCGCTGTGGCTCATGACCGCCGCGCGCACGCACGCCCCCATCTCGTCGGGCTACACGCCGCTGGCGCGCGAGGCCGGCGGCGACAACCTCGTGAACATGATCCTGGCCGACTTCCGGGCGCTGGACACCTTCGGCGAGGTCGTGGTGCTGGCGACGGCGGCGGTCGCGGTGGCGTCCCTGGTGCTGCTCCGGCGCTCCCGCGTTGTCGAGGAGGCCGAGCCGGGTCCGGACGAGGAGGAGCAGGGCGAGGAGGAGCAGGGCGAGGAGGCCGGCCGGACCGGTACGCCGGCCGGGGAGGGAGACCGGACATGA
- a CDS encoding Na+/H+ antiporter subunit E: MSAPGDQERRAGYRRLLGRLPTVVWLTVMWALLWGDLSPGTLLAGAGVASLCYAAARLPHLPVRLRVRPVFVLRLAARIGWDLLWSSVQVAFRVLWRPARVRGAIVAVPMRTDSDLLLAMVSAGLSLVTGSLVIELNRDQGVIYVHGIPIDSPEAAQGLRRRVRHTEELFVRAFGTAEDVAAFEAAEEEFAELLRSSPDSGGDGGAGKERP, from the coding sequence ATGAGCGCCCCCGGGGATCAGGAGCGCCGCGCCGGGTACCGGCGGCTGCTCGGCCGGCTGCCGACCGTGGTCTGGCTGACCGTGATGTGGGCCCTGCTGTGGGGCGACCTGAGCCCGGGGACGCTGCTCGCCGGGGCGGGGGTGGCGTCGCTGTGCTACGCGGCGGCGAGGCTGCCGCACCTGCCCGTGCGGCTGCGGGTTCGACCGGTCTTCGTGCTCCGGCTCGCCGCGCGCATCGGGTGGGACCTGCTGTGGTCCAGCGTCCAGGTGGCGTTCCGGGTGCTGTGGCGTCCCGCGCGGGTGCGGGGGGCGATCGTCGCCGTACCCATGCGCACCGATTCCGACCTGCTGCTGGCCATGGTGAGCGCGGGGCTGTCCCTGGTGACGGGGAGCCTGGTCATCGAGTTGAACCGGGACCAGGGGGTGATCTATGTGCATGGCATCCCGATCGACTCGCCGGAGGCGGCCCAGGGTCTGCGCCGGCGGGTGCGGCACACCGAGGAGCTGTTCGTCCGGGCGTTCGGCACGGCCGAGGACGTCGCCGCGTTCGAGGCGGCCGAGGAGGAGTTCGCCGAGCTGCTGCGGTCGTCGCCGGACTCCGGCGGCGACGGTGGTGCGGGAAAGGAGCGGCCGTGA
- a CDS encoding Na+/H+ antiporter subunit D, translating into MNLLIAVPFVVPLLGAAVALLLRRAPRAQRVSSAVTLAVVVAGAVLLLKATASGAVVATQAGGWAAPLGISLVVDPLAALLLLVSSVVLLLVLLYAVGQDISGLSRAMPQVFHPIYLVLTAGVCLSFIAGDLFNLFVGFEIMLTASYALITQALTRERVRASMIYTVVGLTSSILFLTGISLVYALTGTVNLADAADKLGAAPAGLRMVLALLFLVVFGIKAAVVPMHFWLPDSYPVAITRISAIFAALLTKVAVYAIIRTQTLLFGRDDVSVVMLWIAIATMVVGILGALVQDDINRIMSFVLVSHIGFMIFGLALNTVAGIAGVLIYLVHHIVVQATLFLVNGLVRQYVGHTSLRSIRGLTAVSPVLALFFFLPALSLAGLPPMSGFIAKVALFQAGAQAGGWLVWTALGAGVLTSLLTLMAIFRVWIRAFWGTPLPDMLEARAELRRGPDVAGRRIMAVTTGAMVGVGLTVTVAAGPLAELAFTAAADLLDGGAYIEAVMEEGPS; encoded by the coding sequence GTGAACCTGCTGATCGCGGTCCCGTTCGTGGTGCCGCTGCTGGGCGCGGCGGTCGCCCTGCTGCTGCGCCGCGCTCCGCGCGCCCAGCGGGTAAGCAGCGCGGTGACGCTGGCGGTGGTGGTCGCCGGGGCCGTGCTGCTGCTCAAAGCCACCGCCAGCGGTGCCGTGGTCGCCACCCAGGCCGGCGGGTGGGCCGCGCCGTTGGGGATCAGCCTGGTGGTCGACCCGCTGGCCGCTCTGCTGTTGCTGGTGTCGTCCGTGGTGCTGCTGCTCGTGCTGCTGTACGCCGTCGGCCAGGACATCAGCGGGCTCAGCCGGGCCATGCCGCAGGTCTTCCACCCGATCTACCTGGTGCTCACCGCCGGTGTGTGCCTGAGCTTCATCGCGGGGGACCTGTTCAACCTGTTCGTCGGCTTCGAGATCATGCTGACCGCCAGTTACGCGCTCATCACCCAGGCGCTGACGCGGGAGCGGGTCCGGGCGAGCATGATCTACACGGTGGTCGGCCTGACCTCCTCGATCCTCTTCCTGACCGGGATCTCGCTGGTCTACGCGCTGACCGGCACCGTGAACCTGGCCGACGCCGCCGACAAGCTGGGTGCCGCGCCCGCCGGGCTGCGCATGGTGCTGGCGCTGCTCTTCCTCGTGGTGTTCGGCATCAAGGCGGCGGTGGTGCCGATGCACTTCTGGCTGCCCGACAGCTACCCGGTGGCGATCACCCGCATTTCGGCGATCTTCGCCGCACTGCTCACCAAGGTCGCCGTGTACGCCATCATCCGCACCCAGACGCTGCTGTTCGGGCGCGACGACGTCTCGGTCGTCATGCTGTGGATCGCGATCGCGACCATGGTGGTGGGCATCCTGGGTGCCCTGGTGCAGGACGACATCAACCGGATCATGTCGTTCGTGCTCGTCAGCCACATCGGGTTCATGATCTTCGGTCTCGCCCTGAACACGGTGGCCGGAATCGCGGGTGTGCTGATCTACCTGGTGCACCACATCGTCGTGCAGGCCACGTTGTTCCTGGTGAACGGGCTTGTACGGCAGTACGTCGGGCACACGTCGCTGCGGTCCATCCGCGGGCTGACCGCCGTGTCGCCGGTGCTGGCGCTGTTCTTCTTCCTACCGGCGCTGAGCCTGGCCGGGCTGCCGCCCATGTCGGGCTTCATCGCCAAGGTGGCGCTGTTCCAGGCCGGCGCCCAGGCCGGCGGCTGGCTCGTCTGGACGGCGCTCGGCGCGGGCGTACTCACCAGCCTGCTCACTCTCATGGCGATCTTTCGGGTGTGGATCCGCGCGTTCTGGGGCACGCCGCTGCCCGACATGCTGGAGGCGCGGGCCGAGCTGCGCCGCGGCCCCGATGTCGCGGGGCGCCGGATCATGGCGGTGACGACCGGCGCGATGGTCGGTGTCGGGCTCACGGTGACCGTCGCCGCCGGCCCGCTAGCCGAGCTCGCGTTCACCGCGGCCGCGGACCTGCTCGACGGCGGCGCCTACATCGAGGCCGTCATGGAGGAAGGACCCTCATGA
- a CDS encoding MnhB domain-containing protein: MSTPEENRGPPNKGAAGDGAPPEGWEAPRERWLSTGVRPAFGPRSVLLEVAARLLIPTILVFSVFLLVSGHDQPGGGFVGGLVASLAYVLRYVAGGRRELAAGMPMRPDALLALGMLIASGTAVAPLLFGHSVLESASLTVALPVFGKVKFASILIFETGVFLIVVGLVLSVVSALGARMEAEEEEARAARERARRILRLRGGPR; the protein is encoded by the coding sequence ATGAGCACGCCCGAGGAGAACCGCGGTCCCCCGAACAAGGGGGCGGCCGGCGACGGCGCCCCGCCCGAGGGGTGGGAGGCGCCGCGTGAGCGCTGGCTGAGCACGGGCGTCCGGCCGGCCTTCGGGCCGCGCTCGGTGCTCCTGGAGGTGGCCGCCCGGCTGCTGATCCCCACCATCCTGGTGTTCTCGGTGTTCCTGCTGGTGTCCGGGCACGACCAGCCGGGCGGCGGGTTCGTCGGCGGGCTGGTGGCCAGCCTGGCCTACGTGCTGCGCTACGTCGCCGGCGGGCGGCGTGAGCTGGCCGCGGGGATGCCGATGCGCCCGGACGCGCTGCTCGCGCTGGGGATGCTGATCGCCAGCGGGACGGCCGTGGCCCCGCTGCTGTTCGGCCACTCGGTGCTGGAGTCGGCCAGTCTCACCGTCGCCCTTCCGGTATTCGGGAAGGTGAAGTTCGCCAGCATTCTGATCTTTGAGACGGGGGTGTTCCTGATCGTCGTTGGCCTGGTGCTGTCGGTCGTGTCCGCGCTCGGCGCCCGAATGGAGGCCGAGGAAGAGGAGGCCAGGGCCGCGCGTGAGCGCGCGCGCCGCATCTTGCGTCTGCGGGGTGGGCCGAGATGA